A stretch of Christensenellaceae bacterium DNA encodes these proteins:
- the upp gene encoding uracil phosphoribosyltransferase — protein MATAHVLDHPLLQHKVSMIRDKNTGTKEFRELVKEIAMLMVYEVTRDMPLKEVEVETPITMAKTKVIAGKMVGIVPVLRAGLGMVEGVLNLIPGAKVGHIGLYRDPETFQPVEYYCKLPIDAQERELIILDPMLATGGSAADAITLIKKRGCNNIKLVNIIASPEGIEAVRKAHPDVDIYVAAVDEGLNDHAYIVPGLGDAGDRLFGTK, from the coding sequence ATGGCGACAGCGCACGTATTGGATCATCCTTTGCTGCAGCATAAGGTTTCGATGATCCGCGACAAGAACACGGGAACAAAGGAATTCAGGGAACTGGTGAAAGAGATTGCCATGCTGATGGTATACGAAGTAACCAGGGATATGCCGCTTAAGGAAGTGGAAGTGGAAACGCCCATTACAATGGCCAAGACAAAGGTAATCGCCGGAAAAATGGTCGGTATCGTACCCGTGCTGCGCGCAGGACTGGGTATGGTCGAGGGCGTGCTCAACCTGATCCCGGGCGCCAAAGTCGGACATATCGGGCTGTACCGCGATCCGGAAACTTTCCAGCCTGTTGAATATTATTGTAAACTGCCCATCGACGCGCAGGAGCGCGAGCTGATTATTCTGGACCCGATGCTGGCTACGGGAGGGAGCGCTGCGGACGCGATCACGCTTATTAAAAAGCGCGGCTGCAATAATATCAAGCTGGTCAATATCATCGCTTCGCCAGAAGGAATCGAAGCGGTGCGCAAGGCGCATCCGGATGTTGACATCTATGTAGCGGCGGTGGATGAGGGCCTTAACGACCATGCATATATCGTACCGGGTTTAGGAGACGCGGGAGACCGCTTGTTCGGCACGAAATAA
- a CDS encoding ribose-5-phosphate isomerase, whose translation MKVAFGCDHGGFVLKKEVMEYLEKNGHEVIDFGTNDEKSVDYPTYALDVAECVKEGKADLGILICGTGIGISISANKVPGIRCAAVSDTFTARATRQHNNSNILAMGGRTLGPGLAVDIVDIFLNTPFSGDERHQRRIDGITAIEKKYSK comes from the coding sequence ATGAAAGTTGCATTTGGATGTGACCATGGTGGTTTTGTGCTCAAAAAAGAAGTGATGGAATATCTTGAGAAAAACGGGCACGAGGTCATTGATTTTGGTACGAATGACGAAAAATCCGTTGATTATCCGACGTATGCCCTGGATGTTGCGGAGTGCGTGAAAGAGGGAAAGGCGGACCTGGGGATTTTGATCTGCGGAACAGGCATCGGTATCTCGATTTCGGCAAACAAAGTACCGGGGATACGGTGCGCGGCGGTTTCGGATACGTTTACGGCACGCGCGACGCGCCAGCATAACAATTCGAACATCCTGGCGATGGGCGGACGCACCTTAGGGCCGGGACTTGCAGTGGATATTGTCGATATTTTTTTAAACACACCTTTTTCGGGAGACGAAAGGCACCAGCGCCGTATCGACGGGATTACGGCGATCGAAAAAAAATATTCAAAATAA
- a CDS encoding threonylcarbamoyl-AMP synthase yields the protein MMRYATRTVFAAKDFEGAIREGADELKRGGLVVMPTETVYGLGANAFSAEAVKNIFLAKGRPQDNPLIVHIADAAQVKDVAKEVSATARALMKAFWPGPISIIVKKSDAIPSEVSAGLETVAVRMPDNDIARGIIALAGVPVAAPSANTSGRPSPTLAMHAYEDLCGRVPLIIDGGPCAVGVESTVVDATGDVPVILRPGDITPEMIVQAVGKVRVHPSVLGELKQDEICASPGMKYKHYSPDARVIVLKGAKKEVAKTINTMYHNGKAQGKKTAVLCLDDCAGLYPDVKNVVLLGADAHSAEAALFRVLREMDEQNFKLVLFHAQEDKMGLAVMNRIIRAAGHEVITAKEEKL from the coding sequence ATGATGCGATATGCGACAAGGACCGTGTTCGCGGCCAAGGATTTTGAGGGCGCGATCCGCGAGGGCGCGGACGAACTGAAAAGGGGCGGTTTGGTGGTGATGCCCACCGAAACCGTTTACGGCCTGGGAGCAAACGCGTTTTCAGCCGAGGCGGTAAAGAATATTTTTCTTGCCAAAGGGCGGCCGCAGGATAATCCGCTGATCGTCCATATTGCGGATGCAGCTCAGGTAAAGGATGTGGCAAAGGAAGTAAGCGCTACGGCGCGCGCTTTGATGAAAGCATTTTGGCCGGGACCGATTTCTATTATTGTAAAAAAATCAGATGCGATTCCCTCTGAGGTCAGCGCGGGCCTTGAGACGGTAGCGGTGCGCATGCCGGACAACGATATTGCGCGCGGGATCATCGCCTTGGCGGGCGTGCCGGTAGCGGCGCCCAGCGCGAATACGTCCGGCAGGCCGAGCCCGACCCTTGCAATGCACGCCTATGAGGATTTGTGCGGCCGCGTGCCGCTTATCATCGACGGCGGGCCGTGCGCGGTGGGCGTGGAATCCACCGTTGTGGACGCAACGGGAGACGTTCCCGTGATCCTGCGCCCGGGCGATATTACGCCGGAAATGATCGTGCAGGCCGTAGGAAAGGTACGCGTTCATCCGAGTGTGTTAGGGGAGCTTAAGCAGGACGAGATATGCGCCTCGCCGGGCATGAAATATAAGCACTATTCGCCGGACGCGAGGGTAATCGTATTAAAAGGCGCTAAAAAAGAGGTTGCGAAAACCATAAACACCATGTATCATAATGGTAAAGCGCAGGGAAAGAAAACTGCGGTACTATGCCTCGACGATTGCGCGGGGCTTTATCCGGATGTTAAAAACGTTGTGCTTTTGGGCGCAGACGCGCACAGCGCAGAGGCCGCGCTTTTTCGCGTGCTTCGCGAGATGGACGAACAGAATTTCAAACTGGTGCTTTTTCACGCGCAGGAGGACAAGATGGGTCTTGCGGTGATGAACAGAATAATCAGAGCGGCGGGACATGAAGTCATTACCGCCAAGGAGGAAAAATTATAA
- a CDS encoding zinc permease, protein MNTILYATLIGALVGAMGTGIGAVATFFIKVKSNRISAALMGISGGIMLAIVLFDMLPESLEAAAWHWTLVFFILGALAVLIVNKFLPHYDVPSGHDDSIIQGLKEKRLVRSGLLLALGIGVHNLPEGLALGSGLTAAAEFGAGLAVLLFVHNIPEGMGLAIPLKLGKVPYGKIFLIAVLAAAPMAVGALIGAAIGDLSPVFFAGSVSFGGGAMLYLTLRELIPEAIGMYKSAATWISIAAGVFIGFVLVVLL, encoded by the coding sequence ATGAATACGATTCTTTATGCAACGCTGATCGGCGCGCTCGTAGGGGCGATGGGAACGGGGATCGGTGCGGTGGCAACATTCTTTATCAAAGTGAAATCGAACCGGATATCCGCGGCCTTGATGGGCATATCCGGCGGTATTATGCTTGCCATCGTTTTGTTCGATATGCTGCCGGAATCCCTGGAAGCGGCTGCGTGGCATTGGACGCTCGTTTTCTTTATACTGGGGGCGCTGGCCGTGTTGATCGTCAATAAATTTCTGCCGCATTACGACGTGCCCTCGGGGCATGACGACAGTATCATACAGGGCCTTAAGGAAAAGCGGCTCGTACGCTCAGGGCTTTTGCTGGCGCTGGGGATCGGCGTGCATAATCTGCCGGAGGGGCTTGCTCTCGGAAGCGGGCTTACGGCGGCGGCTGAGTTTGGCGCAGGCTTGGCGGTGCTTTTGTTCGTGCATAATATTCCCGAGGGAATGGGGCTCGCCATCCCGCTGAAGCTGGGAAAGGTTCCCTATGGAAAGATTTTTTTGATCGCGGTATTGGCGGCGGCGCCTATGGCCGTAGGCGCGCTGATCGGCGCGGCGATCGGCGACCTCTCGCCGGTGTTTTTCGCGGGCAGCGTGTCGTTTGGCGGCGGCGCTATGCTTTATTTGACACTGCGGGAACTTATTCCCGAAGCAATTGGTATGTATAAGAGCGCGGCGACATGGATCTCCATTGCCGCCGGAGTTTTCATTGGGTTTGTATTGGTGGTGCTGTTATGA
- the prfA gene encoding peptide chain release factor 1: MQDKLKKIKERYDEISRELSDPEVIGNQDRFRALAQEQASIADIAAAYDSYATILDHIAGNREIIETESDEELLALAKEELEQLLKQKEEAEAELKVLLIPKDKNDDKNVILEIRAGTGGDEAALFGGDLLRMYTRYAERHGFTMETLSSNVTELGGVKEIVVSIAGKGAYSRLKYESGVHRVQRVPDTESSGRIHTSAATVAVLPEAEEVEVNINPNDLRVDVFRSGGHGGQSVNTTDSAVRITHIPSGLVVTCQDEKSQIKNKAKAMKVLASRLYDLYKGAADSEMSENRKSQVGSGDRSERIRTYNFPQGRVTDHRIGLTLYKLEAFLDGDMDEMIDALILDERQRKLAQ, from the coding sequence ATGCAGGACAAACTGAAAAAGATCAAGGAACGGTATGACGAAATTTCCAGGGAGCTTTCCGATCCGGAAGTGATCGGCAACCAGGACCGTTTCCGCGCGCTGGCGCAGGAGCAGGCGTCCATCGCGGATATTGCGGCGGCATATGACAGCTATGCCACGATCCTTGATCATATCGCGGGAAACAGGGAAATCATCGAAACGGAAAGCGACGAAGAGCTCCTTGCGCTGGCGAAAGAGGAGCTGGAGCAGCTTTTGAAGCAAAAGGAAGAAGCGGAGGCAGAACTTAAGGTTCTGCTGATTCCAAAGGATAAAAATGACGATAAAAACGTTATTCTGGAGATACGCGCAGGCACGGGCGGAGACGAGGCCGCGCTTTTCGGGGGAGATTTGCTGCGTATGTATACGCGCTATGCAGAGCGGCACGGTTTTACGATGGAGACGCTTTCTTCCAATGTCACGGAGCTTGGCGGCGTCAAGGAAATAGTGGTGTCTATCGCCGGCAAAGGCGCGTATTCGCGCCTGAAATACGAGAGCGGCGTGCACCGCGTGCAGCGCGTTCCGGATACGGAATCCTCGGGGCGTATCCATACCTCGGCGGCGACGGTGGCGGTGCTGCCCGAGGCGGAGGAAGTGGAAGTCAACATTAATCCCAACGATTTGCGCGTGGACGTGTTCCGCAGCGGCGGGCACGGCGGGCAAAGCGTCAACACGACGGACAGCGCGGTACGCATCACACATATCCCTTCGGGGCTTGTCGTAACCTGCCAGGATGAAAAATCCCAGATTAAAAACAAAGCGAAAGCGATGAAAGTGCTTGCGTCGCGTTTATATGACCTGTATAAGGGCGCGGCGGACAGCGAGATGTCCGAAAACCGCAAAAGTCAGGTCGGCTCCGGAGACCGGAGCGAACGTATCCGTACGTACAATTTTCCGCAGGGGCGGGTAACGGATCATCGGATCGGCCTGACGCTTTACAAGCTGGAAGCGTTTTTGGACGGGGATATGGACGAGATGATCGACGCGCTTATTCTGGATGAAAGGCAAAGGAAGCTCGCGCAGTAA
- the hemK gene encoding release factor glutamine methyltransferase, translated as MSNWGDVYRNTKKALLSAGYPEAEAEAKVILAHVYGGDFSQLHVRFFDTCPYERQVEELLKQRLTGKPLAYVTGEKYFYGRPFLVDERVLIPRFDTESVVEAALLLARDRGLRTALDLCCGSGAIGITLSLEGALETVYLSDISESALAVARRNKEMLAEDRDIRFLQGDLFEPVTEKIDLIVCNPPYISNGDYKRLETQVREYEPALALWADHDGYAFYERLAALSPRYLNAGGALVLEIGDTQAERVCALLKESGFVKIKTGYDLSGKPRFVSAPYSDYEG; from the coding sequence ATGAGTAATTGGGGAGACGTATACAGGAATACAAAAAAGGCGCTTTTAAGCGCGGGCTATCCGGAAGCGGAAGCTGAGGCAAAGGTGATATTAGCGCATGTGTACGGCGGCGATTTTTCGCAGCTGCATGTGCGCTTTTTCGATACCTGCCCGTATGAGCGGCAGGTGGAAGAGCTGCTTAAGCAGCGTCTTACGGGAAAACCGCTCGCGTATGTGACAGGCGAAAAGTATTTTTACGGACGGCCCTTTTTGGTGGATGAACGCGTTCTGATCCCGCGCTTTGATACGGAAAGCGTAGTGGAAGCGGCGCTTTTGCTTGCGCGCGACCGCGGATTGCGTACGGCCCTTGATTTATGCTGCGGGAGCGGCGCGATCGGCATCACGTTGTCGCTCGAGGGAGCGCTGGAAACGGTATATCTGTCGGATATTTCGGAAAGCGCGCTGGCGGTGGCGCGACGAAATAAGGAAATGCTCGCGGAAGATCGGGATATTCGCTTTTTGCAGGGGGATCTATTTGAACCGGTGACGGAAAAGATTGATTTGATCGTCTGCAACCCGCCGTATATCAGCAACGGGGATTACAAGAGACTGGAAACGCAGGTAAGGGAATATGAGCCTGCCCTCGCGCTATGGGCAGACCATGACGGATACGCGTTTTATGAGCGCCTTGCCGCGCTCAGCCCGCGATACCTGAATGCGGGCGGCGCGCTGGTTCTGGAGATTGGCGATACGCAGGCTGAGCGCGTATGCGCCTTGCTAAAAGAAAGTGGATTTGTTAAGATAAAAACTGGTTATGATTTAAGCGGAAAGCCGCGTTTTGTAAGCGCGCCTTACAGTGATTACGAGGGGTAA
- a CDS encoding membrane protein, whose product MKRTSIGGQGVLEGVMMRSPETTAIAVRRESGEIVTQKQRSQSLSARYKILNVPIIRGVVNFVEMMISGVKTITDAAKMYDPEDDEMEPSKADEFIAEKTGKNPMDVAIFFAVVIALVIAVGLFFILPNLITGWITPYIDSSLGKNLVDGLIRVGMFLIYLVAISNMKDIKRLFGYHGAEHKVINCFEHDMPMDVEHARENTRLHPRCGTSFLLIVMIISILLFTLLGWSENWAIRIGLRLLMLPVVAGVSYEILKLVAKYDNKFTMALRKPGMALQYLTTREPDDGMIEVALVSFLAAEDKKTDEEIDELARKYSHKIDGSPADFKDMAAQPSGQETLANQ is encoded by the coding sequence ATGAAACGTACAAGTATTGGCGGGCAGGGCGTTTTGGAGGGCGTGATGATGCGTTCTCCGGAAACGACCGCCATTGCCGTAAGACGTGAAAGCGGCGAGATTGTGACGCAAAAGCAGCGTTCGCAGTCGCTTTCCGCCAGATATAAGATATTGAACGTGCCCATCATCCGCGGAGTGGTAAACTTTGTGGAAATGATGATTTCGGGAGTCAAGACGATCACGGACGCGGCGAAGATGTACGATCCCGAGGACGACGAAATGGAACCGTCCAAGGCAGATGAGTTTATTGCCGAAAAGACGGGAAAAAATCCGATGGACGTGGCTATTTTCTTTGCCGTGGTAATCGCTCTGGTGATCGCGGTGGGATTGTTTTTTATTCTGCCCAACCTGATCACAGGATGGATCACGCCGTATATTGACAGTTCGCTGGGAAAGAACCTGGTGGACGGCCTGATCCGCGTAGGGATGTTTCTGATTTATCTGGTGGCGATTTCCAACATGAAAGATATTAAGCGGCTTTTTGGTTATCATGGCGCGGAGCATAAGGTCATCAACTGCTTTGAGCACGATATGCCGATGGACGTGGAGCATGCGCGGGAAAATACGCGGCTGCATCCGCGCTGCGGCACGAGTTTCCTTTTGATCGTCATGATTATCTCGATCCTGCTCTTTACGCTGCTGGGCTGGAGCGAAAACTGGGCGATCCGTATTGGGCTGCGGCTTTTGATGCTGCCCGTTGTGGCGGGCGTTTCGTACGAAATACTCAAGCTGGTCGCAAAATACGACAATAAGTTCACTATGGCGCTCCGCAAGCCGGGCATGGCGCTGCAGTATCTGACGACGCGCGAGCCTGACGACGGCATGATCGAGGTGGCGCTCGTTTCTTTCCTCGCGGCCGAGGACAAAAAAACGGATGAGGAAATTGACGAGCTGGCGCGTAAATACAGTCACAAGATCGACGGTTCGCCGGCCGACTTCAAGGATATGGCGGCGCAGCCGTCAGGACAGGAAACACTCGCAAACCAATGA
- the rpmE gene encoding 50S ribosomal protein L31, whose product MKEGIHPKYGECTVTCACGETFKTGSTKSEMRVDICSKCHPFFTGRQKLVDTGGRVDRFKKRYGMK is encoded by the coding sequence ATGAAAGAAGGAATTCATCCGAAGTATGGCGAATGCACAGTAACGTGCGCTTGCGGAGAAACTTTTAAAACCGGTTCTACAAAATCGGAAATGAGAGTGGACATCTGCTCGAAATGCCATCCGTTCTTCACAGGAAGACAGAAGCTTGTCGATACAGGCGGTCGTGTGGATAGATTTAAGAAGAGATACGGCATGAAATAA
- a CDS encoding phosphoesterase codes for MVTDTYTACSFWRNQRYSPVARIKFIVYHNYMNRSDKFRIKKYQVLSPKIKTPVRIAQVSDLHEKEFGENNRFLFEAVEGLKPDMIVITGDMVYDTYTKQPNDAYIGNVAAWAPKVAPSFFVTGNHERIWPEYVKDIFVQNGVTVLENCFAAFTKGDTIIDVGGVEDPTVDKRGYEKLRFPDDDRFHLLLAHDPAPFSFGYTQTGADLILCGHTHGGQIRFPGGKAIVSPGDHRPFPKYSDGLYTNGKIQMIISMGLGVSVIPFRLFTPREVLLIHLLPENNK; via the coding sequence ATGGTTACCGATACATATACCGCCTGTTCGTTTTGGCGCAATCAACGTTATTCACCTGTTGCAAGGATAAAGTTTATCGTATATCATAATTATATGAACAGAAGCGATAAATTCCGCATCAAGAAATATCAGGTACTGAGTCCGAAAATAAAGACTCCTGTGCGTATCGCGCAGGTTTCCGATTTGCACGAAAAAGAGTTTGGGGAAAACAATCGCTTTCTTTTTGAGGCGGTGGAGGGCCTGAAACCGGATATGATCGTCATCACGGGCGATATGGTCTACGATACCTATACGAAGCAACCAAACGACGCCTATATCGGCAATGTGGCCGCGTGGGCTCCCAAGGTCGCTCCGTCTTTTTTTGTGACGGGCAACCACGAACGTATCTGGCCGGAATATGTCAAGGATATTTTTGTGCAAAACGGCGTTACCGTTTTGGAAAATTGTTTTGCGGCCTTTACCAAAGGCGATACGATAATAGACGTCGGCGGGGTCGAGGACCCAACCGTGGATAAACGCGGCTATGAGAAGCTGCGCTTTCCAGACGATGATCGTTTTCACCTGCTGCTGGCGCACGATCCCGCGCCCTTTTCCTTTGGCTATACGCAAACCGGCGCAGACCTTATCCTATGCGGCCATACGCATGGCGGACAGATCCGCTTCCCCGGCGGAAAGGCGATCGTCTCTCCCGGCGACCACAGGCCTTTTCCCAAATATTCCGACGGACTTTATACAAACGGAAAAATACAGATGATTATCAGCATGGGGCTTGGAGTAAGCGTAATCCCTTTCCGCCTGTTCACGCCGCGCGAAGTATTACTCATTCACCTGCTGCCAGAAAATAATAAATGA
- the scrK gene encoding fructokinase: MEGKEYDIVSLGELLMDMTPFGTSPDGQPLFEINPGGAVANALAMAASLGSKCLLMSKVGNDSFGRMLLSATEKAGIDPCGILTDPYIPTTLALVSLDENGERDFTFYRKPGADIMYRRDEVLLDAVAHSHIFHFGTLSLVDAPCKEATLACVEHAQKNGCLVSFDPNIRMFLWEDKDALHSAIHYGLAHCSILKISDDEILYYTGENELQSALLKLRSSYPNLRLIFVTCGADGCLMHHENESVQVSGCRQENIVDTTGAGDSFMGTCLHYIVKAGLTSLNAEALTDIVKRANAAASLVIGRKGAFSKMPSESEIMQAQGRV; this comes from the coding sequence ATGGAAGGAAAAGAATATGATATTGTTTCACTTGGCGAACTTTTGATGGACATGACGCCCTTTGGCACCTCTCCGGACGGCCAGCCTCTTTTTGAGATCAATCCGGGCGGCGCGGTGGCAAACGCCCTCGCCATGGCCGCCTCTTTGGGTTCTAAGTGTCTTCTGATGAGCAAAGTCGGTAATGATTCGTTCGGCCGTATGCTTCTTTCAGCGACTGAAAAGGCGGGGATCGACCCTTGCGGTATCCTCACCGATCCATACATTCCGACGACGCTGGCTCTTGTGAGCCTCGACGAAAACGGCGAGCGCGATTTTACCTTTTACCGCAAGCCGGGCGCGGACATCATGTACCGCCGCGACGAAGTTCTTCTCGACGCGGTCGCTCACTCCCATATCTTCCATTTCGGCACGCTTTCCTTAGTCGATGCGCCATGCAAGGAAGCAACTTTGGCCTGCGTGGAGCACGCACAAAAAAACGGATGCCTGGTTTCCTTTGATCCCAACATCCGGATGTTTTTGTGGGAAGATAAAGACGCGCTGCACAGCGCGATTCATTATGGACTTGCGCATTGCAGTATCCTTAAAATATCCGACGATGAAATTCTGTATTATACAGGCGAAAACGAACTGCAAAGCGCCCTTTTAAAGCTGCGTTCTTCCTATCCGAACCTGCGGCTTATCTTCGTGACCTGCGGCGCGGACGGCTGCCTGATGCATCATGAAAACGAGTCTGTCCAGGTATCCGGATGCCGCCAGGAAAATATTGTCGATACGACCGGCGCCGGAGATTCTTTCATGGGTACCTGCCTGCATTATATTGTGAAAGCGGGACTTACCTCCCTCAATGCCGAAGCCCTCACGGACATCGTAAAGCGTGCCAATGCCGCCGCTTCTCTTGTGATCGGGCGCAAAGGCGCCTTTTCCAAAATGCCCTCCGAAAGCGAAATCATGCAGGCGCAAGGTCGCGTTTAG
- the acoB_3 gene encoding TPP-dependent acetoin dehydrogenase complex, E1 protein subunit beta gives MKEVTCLQAIREAMSEEMRRDERVFLLGEDVGKYGGPFGVSVGMLDEFGPERVRDTPISEAAIMGAATGAAMAGMRPVAELMFADFITIAMDQLANQAAKLRYMLAGQVRVPLVLRAPGGSGTGAAAQHSQSLEAWVCHVPGLKVVMPATPYDFKGLLKSAIRDDNPVVFLENKLLYKQKGEIPNGEYTVPIGVADVKRSGRDVTVITYGRMLYTCMQAAGELAEEGIDVEVVDPRTLVPLDVETLVRSAKKTGRVLIVHEAAQTGGFGGEIYAAVGDSEAFYFLDAPIRRLCGKDVPIPYNPELEKYVVPDVAEIKRAVKALIGD, from the coding sequence GTGAAGGAAGTTACATGCCTGCAGGCAATCAGGGAAGCGATGTCGGAGGAAATGCGCCGGGACGAACGGGTGTTTCTGTTGGGTGAGGACGTTGGAAAATACGGCGGGCCTTTTGGTGTTTCGGTAGGTATGCTCGACGAATTCGGTCCGGAGCGCGTGCGGGATACGCCGATTTCCGAAGCGGCGATCATGGGCGCGGCGACAGGCGCGGCAATGGCAGGCATGCGTCCGGTCGCGGAACTGATGTTTGCGGATTTTATCACGATCGCGATGGACCAGCTTGCAAACCAGGCGGCCAAGCTGCGGTATATGCTGGCGGGACAGGTGCGCGTACCGCTTGTGCTGCGCGCTCCCGGCGGTTCGGGAACGGGCGCGGCGGCCCAGCACAGCCAGAGCCTGGAGGCGTGGGTATGCCACGTGCCGGGCCTCAAGGTGGTTATGCCGGCTACGCCATACGATTTTAAAGGACTGCTGAAGTCGGCGATCCGCGATGATAATCCGGTGGTGTTTTTGGAAAACAAGCTTTTATATAAACAGAAAGGGGAAATCCCCAACGGGGAGTATACGGTACCGATCGGCGTTGCGGACGTCAAACGCAGCGGACGCGACGTGACTGTGATTACCTATGGGCGAATGCTCTATACCTGCATGCAGGCCGCCGGCGAGCTGGCAGAGGAAGGGATCGACGTAGAGGTCGTGGATCCGCGTACGCTGGTGCCGCTCGATGTGGAAACCCTGGTACGGTCCGCTAAAAAAACAGGCAGGGTATTGATCGTGCACGAGGCGGCCCAGACAGGCGGTTTCGGCGGGGAGATTTACGCGGCGGTCGGCGACAGCGAAGCGTTCTATTTTTTGGACGCGCCAATCAGGAGGTTATGCGGAAAGGACGTGCCTATCCCCTATAACCCCGAATTGGAAAAATATGTGGTGCCGGATGTAGCGGAAATCAAGCGCGCGGTGAAAGCGCTGATCGGCGACTAA
- the acoA_4 gene encoding acetoin:2,6-dichlorophenolindophenol oxidoreductase subunit alpha, translating into MAQPNKQVLNEIHMKMLLTRKFEEKVAYFFSMGKIHGTTHLYIGEEAVAAGVCSALDLEDLITSTHRGHGHCISKGIDLNGMMAELLGKRTGTCKGKGGSMHIADISRGNLGANGVVGGGQPIAVGAALALRMRKKDNVVVCFFGDGASNTGTFHESLNLAAVWKLPVLFVCENNQYAVSTPVSYSVRAGHISDRAAGYGMPGKTIDGNDAVLVYEETLKAVEQVKKNGPILLECITYRYMGHSKSDANVYRTREEIDEWKQRDPIMRMEQCMLENGFTAREIEQNKEKAAQEIEDAVAFAEKSEYPDRSEILDYIYV; encoded by the coding sequence TTGGCACAGCCGAACAAGCAAGTTTTGAACGAAATACATATGAAAATGTTACTGACCCGAAAGTTCGAAGAAAAAGTGGCGTATTTTTTCTCCATGGGCAAAATACACGGTACGACGCACCTGTATATCGGAGAGGAAGCCGTCGCCGCGGGAGTTTGCAGCGCGCTGGACTTAGAAGACCTGATCACAAGCACGCACAGGGGCCACGGACACTGCATCAGCAAGGGTATTGATTTAAACGGTATGATGGCCGAACTGCTCGGAAAAAGGACGGGAACATGCAAGGGCAAGGGCGGCTCTATGCATATTGCCGACATTTCGCGCGGGAACCTTGGAGCAAACGGCGTGGTAGGCGGCGGACAGCCCATCGCCGTGGGCGCCGCCCTGGCGCTTAGAATGCGAAAAAAGGATAACGTCGTCGTATGTTTTTTCGGCGACGGCGCGAGCAATACGGGGACTTTCCACGAATCGCTGAACCTGGCGGCAGTTTGGAAGCTTCCGGTGTTATTCGTATGCGAAAACAACCAGTACGCGGTGTCGACGCCCGTTTCCTACAGCGTGCGCGCGGGGCATATCTCCGACAGGGCGGCGGGGTACGGCATGCCGGGTAAAACGATAGACGGAAACGACGCGGTGCTGGTGTACGAAGAAACGCTTAAAGCGGTAGAACAAGTGAAAAAAAACGGCCCGATTCTCCTTGAGTGTATCACCTACCGTTATATGGGACATTCGAAGAGCGACGCCAACGTATACCGTACGCGGGAAGAGATCGACGAATGGAAGCAGAGGGACCCGATTATGCGGATGGAGCAATGCATGCTTGAAAATGGCTTTACTGCCAGGGAGATTGAACAAAACAAGGAAAAAGCGGCACAGGAAATAGAGGATGCCGTTGCTTTTGCGGAAAAAAGCGAGTATCCTGACCGTTCCGAAATACTGGACTATATTTATGTGTGA